GCGTGATCGACAACGCACAAACACCGGCGTTCGTGAGAACGCTGGTGGATCACAACGCATTGATTCTGAAGGGACATTCGCAACGTCGACATGCTCCCTTGCACGTCGCCATCTTTTGAAACACGCCAAAACAAATCTCCTTATCCATTGATTCGGAAGCATTTTTTGGTCCTCCAGAAGCGCCTGGATGTGACAGTCCCGTGTTTGCTGCGTTAACGACGTGTTACGGTCGACCTGAATGGAATCACACTGAACGAATCGTTAATGCGCAAGGAGTGCGCCGCCAAGACATTGCTCACTACGGGGATCCACCATGTCTCGCCAACGTTCCACGCTCTCGCGCCACCCTCTGACCCTCGCCCTGCTCGGCACCCTCCTGGCCTCCGGCACCGCCCTGGCCCAGGACGGCAATGCGCCGACCCAGCTTGACCGTGTGACCGTCACCGGATCGCTGATTCCGCAGACCGAGATCGAGAACCACACGCCGGTCCTGACCGTCACCGCCGAGGATATCCAGACCCGCGGTTTCACCAGTGTCGCCGACGTCCTGCAGCAGTCCTCGCTGTCCACTGGCGGCCTGCAGGGCGGCCAGACCTCCGCATCCTTCACCCAGGGCGCCGAAGCGGCCGGCATGTTCGGCCTCAGCCCGGGCTACACCAAGTACCTGATCAACGGCCGCCCGATGCTCTCGTATCCGGCGCTGTACAACGGCGGCGATACCTTCAACAACATCAGCGGCATCCCGATCGACATCGTCGAGCGCATCGAGATCCTACCGGGCGGCCAGTCCTCGCTGTACGGTTCGGACGCGATCGCCGGCGTGGTCAACATCATCCTCAAGGAGCGCATGGATGGCGGCGTGCTGAACGTGCGTGGTGGCGCCTACAGCGAAGGTGGCGGCAACAGCTTCCGCCTCAGCGGCGCACGCGGCTTCAACTCGAAGGACGACCGCTTCCATGCCCTGGTCAACGTGCAGTATGAGAAGACCAGCCCGATCTGGGGTTACCAGCGCGACCTGACCAAGGTCAACAATCCCGACGGCTACAGCCCGCAGTACGTCTCCAATGATTTCCTGGTGCTGCTGCCGGCCGCCAACAACCGCTACGCGATGATGGACCCGAACCTGTGCGCCAACGTGGCGGGCCAGTTCGACGGCACCACCGTGCTCGGCACCCGGCCGACCGGCCAGGCCTGCGGTTCGGTCTACGGCACCGGTTACAAGACCATCAAGAACGGCAAGGAAAGCGGGCAGATCTACAGCTCGGCCACCTTCGACGTGAACGACAACTTCCAGCTGTTCGGCGACGCGCTGTACAGCCTGGAGGAGGTCAAGTACGCAACCGGTTCCGGCTACACCTGGTGGGGCACCTCCTCCGGCTGGGGCCGCTTCTACGACCAGGCCAGCGGCCAGTACATGAACCTGCAGCGCGTGTTCGCGCCAGAGGACATCGGCGGCGGTGGCTACCGCGACATCATGAACACCGACCGCAACAAGGCCTACCAGGTCACCCTCGGCGGCCGCGGCACCGCAGGCAACTGGGACTACAGCCTCAGCTTCACCCGCGGCGAGTACAAGCTGACCGAGCGCAACTTCGTGCGCTGGAACGACCCGATCAACGATTACTTCGAGCAGCGCGTGCTGGGCCCGGTACTGGGCACCACCAGCACCGGCTACGACATCTACAACCCGAACTGGGAAGCGTTCTACGCGCCGCTGCCCGCCGGCGACTTCCAGAGCT
The sequence above is a segment of the Stenotrophomonas maltophilia genome. Coding sequences within it:
- a CDS encoding TonB-dependent receptor domain-containing protein — encoded protein: MSRQRSTLSRHPLTLALLGTLLASGTALAQDGNAPTQLDRVTVTGSLIPQTEIENHTPVLTVTAEDIQTRGFTSVADVLQQSSLSTGGLQGGQTSASFTQGAEAAGMFGLSPGYTKYLINGRPMLSYPALYNGGDTFNNISGIPIDIVERIEILPGGQSSLYGSDAIAGVVNIILKERMDGGVLNVRGGAYSEGGGNSFRLSGARGFNSKDDRFHALVNVQYEKTSPIWGYQRDLTKVNNPDGYSPQYVSNDFLVLLPAANNRYAMMDPNLCANVAGQFDGTTVLGTRPTGQACGSVYGTGYKTIKNGKESGQIYSSATFDVNDNFQLFGDALYSLEEVKYATGSGYTWWGTSSGWGRFYDQASGQYMNLQRVFAPEDIGGGGYRDIMNTDRNKAYQVTLGGRGTAGNWDYSLSFTRGEYKLTERNFVRWNDPINDYFEQRVLGPVLGTTSTGYDIYNPNWEAFYAPLPAGDFQSFTGYSYSESRTWQNLARAQVTNSSLFKLPGGDAGFAVVVEGGSEGWDYTPDPGLMDGSVWGTTAVSGAGHRSNYAVTTELRMPLLETLTVTGSGRYDAFKIGSNTVDKATYSVGIEFRPIESLLFRGKYGTAFRAPTLSDAFQGRSGYYANGSTDYYRCGQLGYDPANTTGCPYDSVSVFGTRSGNPDLEPITADVWNAGVVWAPINNLSLSVDYYNWKIKNEVDTLSSDQLLLAEYYCRNGQSNNTSASCQNVSDWITRDASGVLDEIYTPKMNVARQNLEALTASFKYVQDIGRFGSLQFSANYTDMLKRKLQPQPGDEFLDLLHDPYAMWVYDSYAKVRADGSIGWAKDNWTTTLYANYIGKTPNYMAYVGNGYDYVHSSGYKAGKWGSYTTYNLSVNYRAMENLTLSLMVNNVFNKMPDNQRYSFAGTSGQPYNNYLYNAYGRAIYVQAKYAFGVK